The segment aaaatctaaaatgagcaCATCATTTTCTTGGCAACTTAGGGTTAATAATATTGTATCTTCTATATTTTGCCAGATTATATAGGCTTTGGTGGTCATCATGATGAATGGTGAATTTTTGAACTCTACCTCTTGGTCATAAAATGTCTTTGAATTTTGTTAGCGCTCAGTAAGATTTTCCTGACGGTTAGACATGAATATTAATTGGAGTAGAAATAGAATTATGGTTATTCATGAACATTTTGGCACCAGAATACATTCACTGCCCACTGTAGTCGGTTTTATGAATTTTGATATTAAAGTGATTTGGCTTCACAGCTGCATAGCCACCAAGGAGGCAGTTACTAGTCTTACCTAAATCGCTCTTTTTTTGAGTGGGGATGTGGGGATAGGGTCTATTTCTGTTAATCTTATAGTTATTGTagtagttataattatttttatgatgatgatgatgatgaaaataacactttgaacagtattgaaaaaaaaatatatatataaaaaaggggtaAATAGATGAGGTCAAGTAGGTGCCcctggagccatctgtgtgtaaacaaaatcagTAAAACAAATCCATATTATCTATACATTCACTTCTAGTGTCAGTGAATAAATTTTTGctcatcaaacaaaaaaaatgttttaatgtgTTTAATTCATAACAGATAAACAGGTATTCAGTGACCTTGACCTCCTTGGCTGGTATACAACTGGTGACACACCAGGACCACCTGACCTTCTGGTTCACAAGCAGATTTGTGACCTCCTAGACAGTCCAATATTCCTCAAGCTCAATCCTATGGCACGGCACACTGATGTAAGTAATGTCCTTTGCATGCTGCAGACATGTGCAACAGACTCatgatataaagtatatgtagCCTGCTTGGACCATCTCATGTCTTCGTATTTCTTTTTGGCTGCATGTCATTAAAAATTAAAGCTGATATTATGGTGATATATGATAAAGTAtgattcattgttgttattttttctttatatctttcttttcgaAGAATAATACTGTATGTACACTTGCTCACTTCCCAACAGCTACCTGTAAGTATTTATGAGAGCGTTCTGGATCTTGTGAATGGGGTACCCACCTTGCTCTTGGTTGAACTGCAGTACACCCTTGCAACAGAAGAGGCTGAACGCATAGGTGTAGACCATGTGGCGAGGATGTCTTCACATGATGTACAGGAGAGCTCAATTGGTTAGAGTCTCTAAAATCTTTTTCCTCATATTATGGGCGTAATACATTATGGGATTCCTGTATGTGTAGATTTGGTTTACTGTTTGTGCTTAAAAATATCCAAATGCTTAATTTTGTCAGATGCTTATTTGCTAGATCTAGCACTGAAAATGTTATTTTATTGCAGTGGCAGAGAACTTGCAGGCACAATACAGTGCGATAAAAATGTTGGCCAGCAGAGTGCGTCTTATAGCTGAATATGTTAAGGCTAGTCAGCGAGGCGAGGTGGAGTTCAATCATGAGATTTTACGTCAGGTTAATGCACTGGCTCATCGACTACCTGTCCTCAACAGTGAGAAGTTCAGGGGAGAATTCTATAATGTGAGTGCATTTAGTGTTTccatgacattattattgttatattttgaagATGAAACAGCTCTATCCAATATCTTACTGGTGAAGCATATTTTCCTCTTCTGCATCCGACTTATGGTCTATAAATGAACTTCTTTACAGCAATGCAATGATGTGGCGCTGATGTCCTACCTTGGAACCATCACCAAATGCTGTAATACCATGAACCGTTTTATCAACCGCTTCAACCTCCTACACGAGAGATTGGCAATGGGACGTCGTATGCGAGGACTTTTCTTctaatataatttttcttttttctctttatttagtgCCCATCAGCAGTTATTAAATATTCAGCTGATAATATAGGTGAACCTTGAAACCagacaaataattttttttttttcccccctttcttagaAATTGTTTGActttaattttcttcctcctttgcaCACAGAAGAATTTGCCATGTTATCATTGATTATGTACTCAGTTCTGTCTTAATAAACTTAAAGTTattaacacatttatttatccCATTTagtaattaagaataaaaaaaaaaaaaaatcatattcagaTCACCTCTGATACTCCTCATATGGCATCATAGGGTGAAGGATGTTAGGTTGTGTTGTCTCTGTACATGATTTGGTGTTCACTTTCATAGTACAGTGGTTcgtttatttgcttgtgtgtgtgtgtgtgtgtgtgtgtgtgtgtgtgtgtgtgtgtgtgtgtgtgtgtgtgtgtgtgtgtgtgtgtgtgtgtgtgtgtgtgtgtgtgtgtgtgtgtgtgtgtgtgtgtgtgtgtgtgtgtgtgtgtgtgtgtgtgtgtgtgtgtgtgtgtgtgtgtgtgtgtgtgtgtgtgtgtgtgtgtgtgtgtgtgtgtgtgtgtgtgtgtgtgtgtgtgtgagtgtgtgtgagtgtgtgagtgtgagtgtgagtgtgagtgtgagtgtgagtgtgagtgtgagtgtgagtgtgagtgtgtgagtgtgagtgtgtgagtgtgagtgtgagtgtgagtgtgaaggaAATTTTCTGGGACAAAATAAACCAATCATGCATATATCACTCATCTTTAATGGTAGTGAGTATTCAGTTTGTGCCTCATGCCAAAGGCCTTGCATATGCAACATCTTGCTAGTTGTTGCATACAGATCAATGTATAAAATATTAAATtccacaacaaaaaaaagaataaagtatTCTACATTGTGTGCAAGACTGTAACAATCATAAGTTGTCGATCCTATTTACTTGGAAGagcagtggtaaaaaaaaaaaaaaaaagactaacagaTCTTTAACTTTAACAGATCATAAAACagaatttctcttttttgtgttctAATCACCTTCACTTTCAAAATAATTCTTTCCTATAAATATTCTTTGTGGCAAGAACATCAAGTACAATCAATAATATATTTTGGTAACAGCTAGttcactaaataaataaaatgtcatAACATCCTATGCTCTTTATACTGGCTATATATCCAtccaataatcataacaataataaaagaaaagaaaacagagacagcaACAACTATTTCCCTGGTGTACCATTTACTAATGTTTGAGGGTTATCAATGTCTGGCAGGTGGAGCTCTACCAGCCCAATTAACGCTTCGACTTGTTCTTCACTTAGTCTTTCTTCGCTGTCTTCAATTatctgaaaagaagaagaaaaaggaacactTGACAATTTTATTCCCTTCTGAGTAGGCTTTAGTATTTTCACCTCTGTAAAATTTGAACATTAtttcatatcaatatcataatcaaatCCCTATTGAATGTTTAatcccaaaaatatataaaatcagatACTGTACAATTGGGAAAAAGTactgcacatttacatatatgcacagactaCTCACAAGCTGCATTTCCACTGGCGTTGTTGGCCGTAAGTTGATTAACTGTAGTTTTTCTGCTTTGGTGAGTTTGAATTCTTTCACAGCTTGTAGGAAACCTTGAATTACTTCAGCATTTTGATTTCTGCAAGCTGTCTTTTCAAGGTATTTCATGGTCTGAAAAATAATACATTGTAAGTGTTTATATTCAAGTTACATCATAAGTGTTTACTGTTTCCATACAATTTCAGAAATCTTTTGAAATCTTAGCAGAATAACTCAGAGAATTTAATATAGGATTTGAAAtcagtaattattttttcatatgttaCTTCCAGCTACCTTTTTACATACTCCTATTGCATCACTTAAACTAAGTAAAATAGAAACACATCCATACCTCAAATGCAATATTGGCAAGATCTGCTTGTGTCTTCATCATactttttctgcctttttcttgCCTACACAAATCCTGCAGGAGAGCATAAACCTCACAGTTGCTTAGAACAGCTCCTTTACAATTTAACctgcaaaagaaaatataaatgttatataaacaaaaagtacATATCTACTTCTACAATTGAATCTTACTaatccttccctttttctattaAGAGACCTAAATATTTTGATAGTATGtacttaaaaataataacaaatgatacacAAAGCCAAACAGTGTATTTTTTAAATGTGCAA is part of the Penaeus chinensis breed Huanghai No. 1 chromosome 2, ASM1920278v2, whole genome shotgun sequence genome and harbors:
- the LOC125032614 gene encoding DNA-directed RNA polymerase III subunit RPC9-like, whose translation is MEVLNCKGAVLSNCEVYALLQDLCRQEKGRKSMMKTQADLANIAFETMKYLEKTACRNQNAEVIQGFLQAVKEFKLTKAEKLQLINLRPTTPVEMQLIIEDSEERLSEEQVEALIGLVELHLPDIDNPQTLVNGTPGK
- the LOC125030499 gene encoding COP9 signalosome complex subunit 6-like, with protein sequence MASMEVDEDVAAEATSSSQSVAVESSSQAAGNTSNFTAPTSPAPPAQPATGGGSGSALSDVSPGNSVMASAGTVGSVSVSLHPLVILNISEHWTRQRAQEVTSEVQVLGALIGKQTGRHIEIMNSFELSYDMLDGNIIINREYYTLKEEQYKQVFSDLDLLGWYTTGDTPGPPDLLVHKQICDLLDSPIFLKLNPMARHTDLPVSIYESVLDLVNGVPTLLLVELQYTLATEEAERIGVDHVARMSSHDVQESSIVAENLQAQYSAIKMLASRVRLIAEYVKASQRGEVEFNHEILRQVNALAHRLPVLNSEKFRGEFYNQCNDVALMSYLGTITKCCNTMNRFINRFNLLHERLAMGRRMRGLFF